One genomic segment of Vagococcus intermedius includes these proteins:
- a CDS encoding DUF3021 family protein — MEWRAKISSGLGIGSFIYLALIYFNGSTTVTNKTITMVFLISIFAGVTTSIFEVEKISFLLSLLIHYTATTLFVCILYIANYSVQSLANLILSIAVVYFVTYIVIIFQNKLIARDLNNYLKKIKRDKS; from the coding sequence ATGGAATGGCGTGCAAAAATATCATCAGGTTTAGGTATAGGCTCATTTATTTATTTAGCTCTTATTTATTTCAATGGTTCAACGACTGTGACCAATAAAACGATCACAATGGTTTTTTTGATTTCTATATTTGCAGGAGTTACGACCAGCATTTTTGAGGTTGAAAAAATTAGCTTTTTGCTTTCTTTATTGATTCATTATACTGCAACAACTCTTTTTGTCTGTATTTTGTATATTGCAAATTATAGTGTCCAAAGTCTCGCTAATTTAATTTTAAGTATAGCAGTTGTCTATTTTGTTACATACATTGTCATAATCTTTCAGAATAAATTAATTGCCAGAGATTTAAACAACTATTTGAAAAAAATCAAGAGAGACAAATCATAA
- the trmD gene encoding tRNA (guanosine(37)-N1)-methyltransferase TrmD: MRIDVLTLFPRMFEGPLTESILGKAIEKELLNVNVMNFRDFSDNKHQNVDDYPYGGGAGMLLKVQPIDGAMKQITRETPETTKRVILLDPAGKKFDQKMAEEFSKEEHLVFICGHYEGYDERIRSVVTDEVSLGDYVLTGGELGAMVMIDATVRLLPDVLGNEQSAITDSHSTGLLEHPQYTRPADYNGMEVPEVLRNGNHKLIAEWQLKESLRRTYQRRPEMLDQVEMTKEMLKLLAEVKQEESLKNNS, from the coding sequence ATGCGAATTGATGTCTTGACGCTTTTTCCAAGAATGTTTGAGGGGCCGTTAACTGAATCTATCTTAGGTAAGGCAATCGAAAAAGAGTTATTAAATGTTAATGTTATGAACTTTCGCGACTTTTCTGATAATAAACATCAAAACGTAGATGATTACCCTTATGGTGGGGGGGCTGGTATGTTATTAAAAGTCCAGCCAATAGATGGTGCGATGAAACAGATTACACGTGAGACACCTGAAACTACAAAACGAGTGATTTTGTTAGACCCTGCTGGTAAAAAATTTGATCAAAAAATGGCAGAAGAATTTTCAAAAGAGGAACATCTTGTCTTTATCTGTGGTCATTATGAAGGCTATGATGAACGGATTCGTAGTGTGGTTACAGATGAGGTTTCGCTTGGGGACTATGTGTTAACTGGTGGTGAGTTGGGGGCGATGGTGATGATTGATGCGACTGTTCGTTTGTTACCTGATGTCTTAGGAAACGAACAGTCTGCGATAACCGATTCTCATTCAACTGGTTTATTAGAGCATCCTCAGTACACCCGTCCAGCTGATTACAATGGGATGGAAGTCCCTGAGGTCTTACGTAATGGTAATCATAAACTAATTGCTGAGTGGCAATTGAAAGAATCCCTACGCCGAACTTATCAACGACGACCTGAAATGTTAGATCAAGTAGAGATGACTAAAGAAATGCTTAAGCTTTTAGCTGAGGTGAAACAAGAAGAATCATTGAAAAATAATAGCTAA
- a CDS encoding KH domain-containing protein, protein MTDVKELVLTIVSPLVSHPDHVELAIVESDDFMEYNLSVHPDDIGRIIGKQGRVAKAIRTLVYSVRLEGTKKVRLNILDGK, encoded by the coding sequence ATGACAGATGTGAAAGAATTGGTTTTAACCATTGTTAGTCCATTAGTCAGTCATCCCGATCATGTTGAGTTGGCTATCGTGGAGTCTGATGACTTCATGGAGTACAATCTTAGCGTACATCCTGACGATATTGGTCGTATTATTGGTAAGCAAGGTCGCGTAGCGAAAGCTATTAGAACGCTTGTTTATAGTGTACGTCTAGAAGGAACTAAAAAGGTTCGTTTAAACATATTAGATGGAAAATAA
- the rpsP gene encoding 30S ribosomal protein S16, with the protein MSVKIRLKRMGSKKSPFYRIVVADSRSPRDGRFIETVGTYNPLKDPAEVSLKEDLVLDWLSKGAQPSDTVRNILSTEGVMKKHHEAKFAKK; encoded by the coding sequence ATGTCAGTTAAAATTCGTTTAAAACGCATGGGTTCTAAAAAAAGCCCGTTCTACCGTATTGTTGTAGCAGATTCTCGTTCTCCTCGTGATGGACGTTTCATCGAAACAGTTGGTACATACAACCCTTTAAAAGATCCTGCTGAAGTTTCTTTAAAAGAAGACTTAGTTTTAGATTGGTTATCAAAAGGTGCTCAACCTTCAGATACTGTTCGTAACATCCTTTCAACTGAAGGCGTTATGAAAAAACATCATGAAGCTAAATTCGCTAAAAAATAA
- a CDS encoding MFS transporter permease, with product MKHYIKFELKNTFGYSIGMIVGGLLPLVLAIGGYHASNDAGRNKVLSETIFSICLPMIPLGLVMLPFTIAFAKDIEDGISTRFSLFGYTKLKQMIAKFISILFLVSGICIIYFLVLQIVLPLPVPSIAAVVLMICGMLILTISFYFLAFTIAWFFKGFNAVQGIAMVAYFGIAIFTGTIGGFDFTGVMKKISDFVPFNSFRTELANNWTTTSFDMSNVLIRLIAFMIFTILLFCIANIHLIPKKN from the coding sequence ATGAAACATTATATCAAATTTGAATTGAAAAATACATTTGGATACAGTATAGGAATGATCGTCGGAGGGTTATTACCATTAGTTTTAGCTATTGGTGGTTATCATGCTTCCAATGATGCAGGGCGAAATAAAGTACTTTCAGAGACAATTTTTTCAATATGTCTACCGATGATACCTTTGGGCTTAGTTATGTTGCCTTTTACGATAGCTTTTGCTAAAGATATTGAAGATGGAATCTCTACACGATTTTCTTTATTTGGTTATACGAAGCTGAAACAAATGATTGCAAAATTTATTTCGATCCTTTTCTTAGTCAGTGGGATTTGTATCATCTATTTTCTGGTGCTACAAATTGTTCTTCCTTTGCCGGTTCCTAGTATAGCCGCGGTAGTTTTAATGATTTGCGGGATGTTAATATTAACTATTTCCTTTTATTTTTTAGCATTCACTATTGCGTGGTTTTTTAAAGGATTCAATGCTGTTCAAGGGATTGCTATGGTAGCATATTTTGGAATTGCGATTTTTACAGGTACAATAGGTGGCTTTGATTTTACCGGAGTAATGAAAAAAATATCAGATTTTGTTCCTTTTAACTCTTTTAGAACGGAGCTGGCAAATAATTGGACTACAACAAGCTTTGACATGTCTAATGTCTTAATTCGCTTAATTGCTTTTATGATTTTTACTATTTTATTATTTTGTATTGCCAATATTCATTTAATTCCCAAAAAAAATTGA
- a CDS encoding PfkB family carbohydrate kinase: protein MTEREREILSLILNNPMISQNEIADLLGISRSGVAAHIFNLTKKGYIEGRGYIIKESDFVSIIGGINMDILGISLDSLILNNSNPGKISFALGGAGRNISLGLTKLNVPNYFISVHGDDLNGDKFKQDSQKNGMNIQYVKELPNERTSTYLYIDDQKGNRAVGIDDMDIYEKINSEFLKDKIDIINNSRYCIIDTNLTTEAIDWIYEHCKVPIFVKTVSENKNYKLLSQLNKVNTLITTPNELKGIIRVLTDSELSLNKSLDLLLNNGVGNILVYSPDDGLYFKNNEELFHIHKKSDKAINKTGASASLTSALVWALTKNFTWKDSLHYAYAAAAISIESPFPISEDLSTDTLVTTHTLLFG, encoded by the coding sequence ATGACTGAAAGAGAGCGTGAAATACTTTCTTTAATACTAAATAATCCAATGATTTCACAAAATGAAATTGCAGATTTACTTGGGATTTCAAGATCAGGTGTCGCTGCTCATATATTTAATTTAACTAAAAAAGGTTATATCGAAGGTAGAGGTTATATCATTAAAGAATCTGACTTCGTGTCTATTATAGGCGGAATAAACATGGATATATTAGGAATTTCTTTAGATAGTTTAATACTAAACAATTCTAATCCGGGAAAAATATCTTTTGCTTTAGGTGGCGCGGGTAGAAATATTTCGCTCGGTTTAACAAAATTAAATGTGCCTAATTATTTCATTTCAGTTCATGGTGATGATTTAAATGGCGATAAATTCAAACAAGATTCACAAAAAAATGGGATGAATATCCAATATGTAAAAGAACTTCCGAATGAGCGTACATCAACATATCTTTATATAGATGATCAAAAAGGGAATCGAGCAGTCGGCATTGACGACATGGATATCTACGAAAAAATCAATTCAGAATTTTTAAAAGATAAGATTGATATTATTAATAACTCCAGATACTGTATTATTGATACTAATTTGACAACCGAAGCTATTGACTGGATTTACGAACACTGTAAAGTTCCGATATTCGTTAAAACGGTGTCAGAAAACAAAAATTATAAGTTGCTGAGTCAACTAAATAAGGTCAACACTTTAATAACAACACCAAATGAGTTAAAAGGGATCATAAGAGTCCTTACAGATTCTGAACTTAGTTTAAATAAGTCCCTTGATTTATTACTCAATAATGGTGTTGGTAATATCCTTGTCTATTCGCCAGATGATGGCTTGTACTTTAAAAATAACGAAGAACTTTTTCATATTCATAAAAAAAGTGACAAGGCTATCAATAAAACAGGAGCCAGTGCTTCTCTTACATCTGCCCTTGTTTGGGCTCTTACAAAAAATTTCACTTGGAAAGATAGTCTTCACTATGCCTACGCTGCAGCTGCGATCAGCATAGAGAGTCCTTTTCCCATCAGTGAAGATCTATCAACAGATACCTTGGTAACAACACATACCCTCCTATTTGGTTAA
- a CDS encoding nucleoside hydrolase, whose product MVRKIILDCDPGHDDAIAMILAHGNPEIELLAVTTVVGNQTLEKVTYNARSVSTMIKMIDVPIAAGCERPLVKEIEVAESIHGDSGLDGPELPKPVVEMCDKHAVDLIIETVMNEPAGTVTLCPTGGLTNIAMAIRKEPKIIDRVQEVVLMGGGYHTGNWSAVAEFNIIIDPEAAHIVFNAPWKVTMVGLDLTHQALATPEVRDKIKEIDTIPAKFVDELLEFFGIMYKKSQGFDSPPVHDPCTIAYLIDPTVMTTKSVPVDIELYGSLTKGMTVTDFRYPIPENCHTQVAVDLDHEKFWKMIFDALKNIG is encoded by the coding sequence ATGGTAAGAAAAATTATTTTAGATTGTGATCCGGGGCACGATGATGCGATTGCTATGATTTTAGCTCATGGGAATCCGGAAATAGAACTTTTAGCAGTGACAACTGTTGTAGGGAACCAAACGTTAGAAAAAGTGACATACAACGCAAGGTCAGTAAGTACTATGATCAAGATGATAGATGTTCCTATTGCAGCTGGTTGTGAACGTCCTTTAGTAAAAGAAATTGAAGTTGCCGAAAGTATTCATGGTGATTCAGGTTTAGATGGTCCTGAGCTTCCAAAACCTGTTGTGGAGATGTGTGATAAGCATGCAGTAGACCTTATTATAGAGACGGTTATGAATGAGCCGGCAGGGACAGTGACGCTTTGTCCGACAGGTGGTCTAACAAATATTGCAATGGCTATCAGAAAAGAGCCTAAAATTATTGATAGAGTTCAGGAAGTCGTGCTAATGGGTGGTGGTTATCATACTGGAAATTGGAGTGCTGTAGCGGAATTTAATATTATCATAGATCCAGAAGCCGCTCATATCGTATTTAATGCACCTTGGAAAGTCACAATGGTGGGGCTAGATTTAACACATCAAGCACTTGCTACACCTGAGGTACGTGATAAAATTAAAGAGATTGATACGATTCCTGCAAAATTTGTAGATGAATTATTAGAATTTTTTGGAATAATGTATAAAAAAAGTCAAGGGTTTGATTCCCCTCCAGTGCATGATCCATGTACGATAGCATACCTTATCGATCCGACAGTAATGACAACAAAATCTGTTCCAGTTGATATTGAGTTGTATGGTAGTTTAACAAAAGGAATGACGGTAACTGATTTTAGATACCCTATTCCAGAAAATTGTCATACACAAGTAGCCGTTGATTTAGATCATGAGAAATTTTGGAAAATGATATTCGATGCTTTAAAGAATATAGGATAA
- a CDS encoding winged helix-turn-helix transcriptional regulator: MGGKWKPSIICFLVQGTKKTSELQRCIAKITQKVLIQQLRELEKDGIVNRTVFNQLPPKVEYSITEYCLTLNSIIDRMCAWGKDNIAFIKKQGEDIELIEKNYHFK, translated from the coding sequence ATTGGTGGAAAATGGAAACCATCAATTATTTGTTTTCTCGTTCAAGGTACAAAAAAAACTAGTGAACTTCAACGATGCATCGCCAAAATCACTCAAAAAGTTCTGATTCAACAACTAAGAGAATTAGAAAAAGATGGGATAGTCAATCGCACTGTATTTAATCAACTACCACCTAAAGTAGAATACAGTATAACAGAATATTGTCTTACTCTAAATTCTATCATTGATAGGATGTGCGCTTGGGGAAAAGATAATATCGCATTCATAAAAAAACAAGGTGAAGATATTGAACTTATTGAGAAAAACTATCATTTTAAATAA
- a CDS encoding carbohydrate kinase family protein, with protein sequence MANQKYAVVLGGLNMDIAGISGHLYREHDSNIGRITLTDGGVGQNIAQNMVKLEVPTYLVTVYGDDEFGQILSKNCEKKGIDLTYAEKIKGKASSTYLYVTDGDGDMVSGVNDMNIIKYMTPEFFEKRIDFINSSELCVIDGNLEQESIEWLAHNVEVPIFVDPVSVAKAKRFNNVLNKIDTFKPNEIEAELFTGIKVIDEETGKKAAKELVELGVKNVFISLGEHGIICANQNEANIIPILKSNVVSCNGAGDCSMATIAWARFFYGETLSLTEVAQLTQAAASITVESIDAVSEHMNVTNVVKRAQQFIVNV encoded by the coding sequence ATGGCAAATCAAAAATATGCTGTCGTTTTAGGTGGGTTGAATATGGATATAGCTGGAATTTCTGGACATCTATATCGTGAACACGATTCTAATATTGGCAGAATCACATTAACAGATGGCGGAGTCGGACAAAATATTGCTCAAAATATGGTCAAGTTGGAGGTACCTACATATTTAGTTACAGTTTATGGTGATGACGAATTTGGACAAATCTTAAGTAAAAACTGTGAAAAAAAAGGTATTGATTTAACCTATGCTGAAAAAATAAAAGGAAAAGCAAGCTCAACTTACCTGTATGTGACAGATGGAGATGGAGATATGGTTTCAGGTGTCAATGATATGAATATTATTAAATATATGACACCAGAATTTTTTGAAAAAAGAATTGATTTTATAAATAGTTCAGAATTATGTGTGATTGATGGAAACTTAGAACAAGAGTCGATAGAGTGGTTAGCTCATAATGTCGAGGTACCTATTTTTGTTGATCCAGTATCGGTTGCAAAAGCAAAAAGGTTTAATAATGTGTTAAATAAAATTGATACATTTAAACCAAATGAAATTGAGGCGGAACTATTTACTGGTATAAAAGTAATAGATGAAGAGACAGGAAAAAAAGCAGCCAAAGAATTAGTTGAGCTAGGAGTTAAAAATGTATTTATCTCATTAGGTGAGCATGGTATTATCTGTGCCAATCAAAATGAAGCTAACATTATTCCAATTTTAAAAAGTAATGTTGTTAGTTGCAATGGTGCAGGCGATTGTAGTATGGCTACGATTGCATGGGCAAGATTCTTTTATGGAGAAACCTTGAGCTTAACCGAAGTAGCACAATTAACCCAAGCGGCAGCTAGTATTACTGTAGAAAGTATCGATGCAGTTTCTGAACATATGAATGTTACGAATGTAGTTAAGCGAGCGCAACAATTTATTGTCAACGTATAA
- a CDS encoding LytTR family DNA-binding domain-containing protein, with amino-acid sequence MKIVINKILEKLDIKESAIFNIFEVTPSIEKAISFLEESNYTIVAQNIDSEEFIQLKISDILYIEYLERRIFLYTKNSTLITKDSLSNFSKILPNEFVQISKSTVANSLYIKAFIAQKNGNLTLEIVGNEKLIVSRRYVANVKKTLQNISN; translated from the coding sequence ATGAAAATTGTGATCAATAAAATTTTAGAAAAACTAGATATTAAGGAATCAGCAATATTTAACATTTTTGAAGTGACACCTTCAATAGAAAAAGCAATCAGCTTCTTAGAGGAAAGTAATTACACGATTGTTGCACAAAACATTGATTCAGAGGAATTTATTCAACTAAAAATTTCGGATATTCTATATATAGAGTATTTGGAGAGACGAATATTTTTATATACAAAAAATAGCACACTAATAACAAAGGATTCTCTTTCAAATTTTAGTAAAATCTTGCCGAATGAATTTGTGCAAATCTCGAAGAGTACAGTTGCAAATTCTTTGTATATCAAGGCTTTTATTGCACAAAAAAATGGGAATTTGACTTTGGAAATAGTAGGAAATGAAAAATTGATTGTCAGCAGACGTTATGTAGCGAATGTAAAAAAAACATTACAAAATATTAGTAATTAG
- the rplS gene encoding 50S ribosomal protein L19 — protein MNPLIEAITKEQLRSDIPDFRPGDTVRVHAKVVEGTRERIQLFEGIVIKRQGAGISETYTVRKISGGVGVERTFPIHTPRVAEIEVIRQGKVRRAKLYYIRELHGKAARIKEMRRK, from the coding sequence ATGAATCCATTAATCGAAGCAATTACAAAAGAACAATTACGTAGTGATATCCCAGATTTCCGCCCAGGAGATACTGTCCGTGTTCACGCTAAAGTTGTTGAGGGTACTCGTGAACGTATCCAATTATTTGAAGGTATCGTAATCAAACGTCAAGGTGCTGGAATTAGCGAAACTTATACAGTTCGTAAAATTTCTGGTGGTGTTGGTGTTGAACGTACTTTCCCAATCCACACTCCACGTGTTGCTGAAATCGAAGTAATCCGTCAAGGTAAAGTGCGTCGTGCTAAACTTTACTACATCCGCGAATTACACGGTAAAGCTGCTCGTATCAAAGAAATGCGTCGTAAATAG
- a CDS encoding ATP-binding cassette domain-containing protein, with protein sequence MLKIKNLQVKYKDFTALNIHGEINIKENEIIGIIGANGAGKSTLIKALTNQVAYMGQIEKPKSIAVHLQENPYPNILTCQTIMEGLLKTKLKKDEKLRGLIEFFSFQSMLKKKVTQLSGGQKQRLTLIMVLYQDAPLTCFDEMTAGLDFEARSRLMEKIQEWYSGKDATLLLVTHYFDEIEKLANKLLIIDKGCLVDFGGTGELFKKYIGYSTVIVEGDEEKLALPTGIQIVSDKGKQAFSFANKMEEQEGIKELASLGKKFSISNDNIELIYLNAISQSKKC encoded by the coding sequence ATGTTAAAAATTAAAAATCTTCAAGTTAAGTATAAGGATTTTACTGCATTGAATATTCATGGTGAAATAAATATTAAAGAAAATGAAATTATTGGCATTATAGGTGCTAATGGTGCGGGGAAATCAACATTGATAAAAGCTCTTACGAATCAAGTAGCTTATATGGGACAGATAGAAAAGCCAAAAAGTATAGCTGTTCATCTGCAAGAAAATCCATATCCAAATATTTTAACTTGCCAAACGATTATGGAAGGGTTACTGAAAACCAAACTAAAAAAAGATGAAAAGTTAAGGGGGTTAATTGAATTTTTTAGTTTTCAAAGTATGCTAAAGAAAAAAGTAACACAATTATCTGGGGGACAAAAGCAAAGATTAACACTAATAATGGTTTTATATCAGGATGCACCTCTGACTTGTTTTGATGAAATGACAGCAGGTTTGGATTTTGAAGCACGTAGTAGATTAATGGAAAAAATTCAAGAGTGGTATTCAGGAAAAGATGCCACACTATTATTAGTAACACATTATTTCGATGAAATTGAAAAATTGGCCAATAAATTACTAATTATTGATAAAGGTTGCTTAGTCGATTTTGGGGGAACTGGGGAGTTATTTAAAAAATATATTGGTTACTCAACAGTTATTGTTGAAGGAGACGAAGAGAAGCTTGCTCTTCCAACAGGAATCCAAATTGTCAGTGACAAAGGGAAGCAGGCTTTCTCTTTTGCCAATAAAATGGAAGAACAAGAAGGGATTAAAGAGTTAGCTAGCTTAGGTAAAAAATTCTCCATTTCAAATGACAATATTGAACTTATTTATTTGAATGCTATTAGTCAAAGTAAAAAGTGTTAG
- a CDS encoding GNAT family N-acetyltransferase: protein MKNYIFESFRLGFRNIEQDDLPTINQMNSDPEVMAYFPSTLTEDESKNFIQKIKKHDEENGYSLWAVEIKETSEMIGIMGLLKINFDSNIEGEIEIGWRLLKEYWHKGYAVEGANRVLEYASEKLGAEVIYSFTATVNKPSEQVMKRIGMEYISKFDHPNVADESILKEHLLYKKSF, encoded by the coding sequence ATGAAAAATTATATATTTGAATCGTTTAGATTAGGTTTTAGAAACATTGAACAAGACGATTTACCTACTATCAATCAAATGAACAGTGACCCAGAAGTGATGGCTTATTTCCCATCAACTTTAACAGAGGATGAGTCAAAAAATTTCATTCAAAAAATAAAAAAGCATGATGAGGAAAATGGTTATTCTTTGTGGGCGGTGGAAATAAAAGAGACGAGTGAAATGATTGGTATAATGGGGCTGCTGAAAATTAATTTTGACTCTAACATAGAAGGGGAAATCGAAATAGGTTGGCGATTATTAAAAGAGTATTGGCATAAAGGGTATGCAGTGGAAGGCGCGAACAGAGTTCTTGAATACGCAAGTGAAAAATTAGGTGCTGAGGTGATTTATAGTTTCACAGCAACTGTCAACAAACCCTCAGAACAAGTTATGAAAAGAATAGGGATGGAATATATTAGTAAATTTGATCACCCTAATGTAGCAGATGAATCAATTTTAAAAGAGCATCTTTTGTATAAGAAATCTTTTTAG
- the rplS gene encoding 50S ribosomal protein L19, with product MNPLIEAITKEQLRSDIPDFRSGDTVRVHAKVVEGTRERIQLFEGIVIKRQGAGISETYTVRKISGGVGVERIFPIHTPRVAEIEVIRQGKVRRAKLYYIRELHGKAARIKEMRRK from the coding sequence ATGAATCCATTAATCGAAGCAATTACAAAAGAACAATTACGTAGTGATATCCCAGATTTCCGCTCAGGAGATACTGTCCGTGTTCACGCTAAAGTTGTTGAGGGTACTCGTGAACGTATCCAATTATTTGAAGGTATCGTAATCAAACGTCAAGGTGCTGGAATTAGCGAAACTTATACAGTTCGTAAAATTTCTGGTGGTGTTGGTGTTGAACGTATTTTCCCAATCCACACACCACGTGTTGCTGAAATCGAAGTAATCCGTCAAGGTAAAGTGCGTCGTGCTAAACTTTACTACATCCGCGAATTACACGGTAAAGCTGCTCGTATCAAAGAAATGCGTCGTAAATAG
- the ffh gene encoding signal recognition particle protein, producing MAFESLTDRLQNAMSKLRRKGKVTEADVKEMMREIRLALLEADVNFKVVKDFTKRVSDRAVGIEVLESLTPAQQIVKIVDEELTATLGTEMVGINKSPKIPTIIMMSGLQGAGKTTFVGKLAQHLQKTENARPLLIAGDVYRPAAIEQLKVLGQQIDAPVFELGTDVSPVEIVRQGLEQAYANKNDYVFIDTAGRLHIDEHLMGELKDIKELANPDEILLVVDGMTGQDAVTVADSFNEQLDITGVVVTKLDGDSRGGAALSIRAVTGKPIKFVGTGEKLTDIEVFHPDRMSSRILGMGDMLTLIEKAQQDYDEKKAEELATKMKENTFDFNDFIEQLDQVMGMGPIEDLLKMIPGMSNMPGIDQVKVDPKDVERKKAIVYSMTPAERENPDLLNPSRRRRIAAGSGNSVVEVNRMIKQFNESRKMMQQLTKGKMPAGMDQMFGTGIKGKMGKMAMNKMMKQHTKGKKKKARKKKK from the coding sequence ATGGCATTTGAAAGTTTAACTGATCGCTTACAGAATGCGATGAGCAAATTACGTCGTAAAGGAAAAGTAACCGAGGCAGATGTAAAAGAAATGATGCGTGAGATTCGTCTAGCGTTATTAGAGGCCGATGTTAACTTTAAGGTTGTTAAAGACTTTACGAAACGCGTTAGTGATCGTGCGGTAGGGATTGAGGTTTTAGAAAGTTTAACACCGGCACAACAAATTGTTAAAATTGTTGACGAAGAGTTAACTGCAACCTTAGGAACAGAGATGGTAGGAATAAATAAATCACCAAAAATTCCGACAATCATCATGATGTCAGGGTTACAAGGGGCAGGTAAAACAACATTTGTTGGGAAGTTAGCTCAGCATTTACAAAAAACAGAGAACGCCAGACCTTTATTAATCGCAGGTGATGTCTATCGTCCAGCAGCAATTGAACAATTAAAAGTATTAGGACAACAAATTGATGCACCTGTCTTTGAATTGGGAACGGATGTTAGTCCAGTTGAAATTGTTCGCCAAGGTCTAGAACAGGCATATGCTAATAAAAATGACTACGTCTTTATTGACACGGCCGGTCGTTTACATATTGATGAACATTTGATGGGTGAGTTAAAAGATATTAAAGAATTAGCCAATCCAGATGAAATTCTGTTAGTGGTTGATGGTATGACCGGACAAGATGCCGTTACGGTAGCGGATAGCTTTAATGAACAATTAGATATTACAGGGGTCGTTGTGACCAAATTAGATGGTGACTCTCGTGGGGGTGCGGCACTTTCAATCAGAGCAGTGACAGGTAAACCGATTAAATTTGTCGGAACTGGCGAAAAGTTAACGGATATTGAAGTCTTCCATCCAGATAGAATGTCTAGTCGTATCTTAGGTATGGGGGATATGCTAACCCTAATTGAAAAAGCTCAACAAGATTACGATGAGAAAAAAGCCGAAGAATTAGCCACAAAAATGAAAGAAAATACGTTTGATTTTAATGACTTTATCGAACAACTAGATCAAGTAATGGGGATGGGCCCGATTGAAGATCTATTGAAAATGATTCCAGGTATGAGTAATATGCCAGGGATTGATCAAGTTAAGGTTGATCCAAAAGATGTCGAACGCAAGAAAGCGATTGTCTATTCAATGACACCAGCCGAGCGTGAAAATCCTGATCTATTAAACCCTAGTCGCCGACGTAGAATCGCAGCAGGGTCTGGTAACAGTGTTGTTGAAGTTAACCGTATGATTAAGCAATTTAACGAATCACGTAAGATGATGCAACAACTAACTAAAGGCAAGATGCCTGCAGGTATGGATCAAATGTTTGGAACTGGTATCAAAGGTAAGATGGGTAAGATGGCAATGAACAAAATGATGAAACAACATACTAAAGGTAAAAAGAAAAAAGCGCGTAAAAAGAAAAAATAA
- the rimM gene encoding ribosome maturation factor RimM (Essential for efficient processing of 16S rRNA), with translation MIEFYNVGKIVNTQGLKGEVRVISKTDFAEERYKKGQVLHLFQDKKAPITLTIKSHRKHKNFDIVSFEGHPSINDIEKYRDGILKIAATELQELPENEFYYHEIIGLKVIEENGSELGKIKEILSPGANDVWVIQRQGAKDVLIPYIESVVKEIDLENGQVIVEIPEGLIDDAN, from the coding sequence ATGATAGAATTTTATAATGTTGGAAAGATTGTCAATACCCAAGGTCTAAAAGGGGAAGTCCGTGTTATTTCAAAAACTGACTTTGCAGAAGAACGTTACAAAAAAGGTCAAGTATTACATCTATTCCAAGATAAAAAAGCACCGATTACCTTAACGATTAAGTCACACCGTAAACATAAAAATTTTGATATTGTGAGTTTTGAGGGACACCCAAGTATTAATGATATCGAAAAATATCGCGATGGCATTTTAAAGATTGCTGCAACAGAATTACAAGAATTACCTGAAAATGAATTTTACTACCATGAAATTATCGGATTAAAGGTTATAGAAGAGAATGGCTCAGAACTTGGTAAAATTAAAGAAATATTATCACCAGGGGCAAATGATGTGTGGGTCATTCAACGTCAAGGAGCTAAAGATGTATTGATTCCATATATCGAATCAGTCGTTAAAGAGATAGACTTAGAAAACGGACAAGTCATCGTTGAAATTCCTGAAGGACTAATTGACGATGCGAATTGA